GTGACTGTGACATTCTCTATTTGCGCACTTGGCTCCAATGGCAACAGAACCGCACCCTCTACCGGAATGTGAtgtgctcctccccaccccacctacaAGGCAGGATCATCAGTTATTTATCAGAAGATGAGATCATCGCCACGTGCCAGTCTTGGTACTGCAGCATGGCATTCATCACCCAGATCTGCCTTTTCATCTTCATCCTTGTGCAAGCCATTTTGCTTTTCTCTATCATCTGTTACCTGAGGAGGTTCCGAAGGCTGGCAAAAGTTGCCTGGAGAGCAAACACTGAGTTGTATGAGGATGTCAGTCAATGGCCAATTTCCCATCACCATTGATTGAGCCTAGGAACTCAACATTCTGTAGCATAGCTGCTTTACCATCAAACCTCTCAGCCCAAAGAAATCATTTATTTTGGCAGCTATCTCCCTAGCTTTATGTAGGATGTTG
The nucleotide sequence above comes from Sphaerodactylus townsendi isolate TG3544 linkage group LG13, MPM_Stown_v2.3, whole genome shotgun sequence. Encoded proteins:
- the GP1BB gene encoding platelet glycoprotein Ib beta chain isoform X1; translation: MFASCFREKRIDSVQKMTFLWFFLGFLPLVAPTCPPPCRCAANIIDCSSKDLTEETIPTSFSSSTVQLYLTNNYLTSIPNGVFDNLKDLQMVYLWGNPWECDCDILYLRTWLQWQQNRTLYRNVMCSSPPHLQGRIISYLSEDEIIATCQSWYCSMAFITQICLFIFILVQAILLFSIICYLRRFRRLAKVAWRANTELYEDVSQWPISHHH
- the GP1BB gene encoding platelet glycoprotein Ib beta chain isoform X2, which encodes MTFLWFFLGFLPLVAPTCPPPCRCAANIIDCSSKDLTEETIPTSFSSSTVQLYLTNNYLTSIPNGVFDNLKDLQMVYLWGNPWECDCDILYLRTWLQWQQNRTLYRNVMCSSPPHLQGRIISYLSEDEIIATCQSWYCSMAFITQICLFIFILVQAILLFSIICYLRRFRRLAKVAWRANTELYEDVSQWPISHHH